In Quadrisphaera sp. DSM 44207, one DNA window encodes the following:
- a CDS encoding NAD(P)/FAD-dependent oxidoreductase, whose product MTPPRTESAQTPQTAETAQTAQSAQTPQAAVPRSAVVVGAGYTGLVAALRLAQAGSSVTVLERGDVVGGLASDFTVEGASLERAYHHLFKTDEDIIALAGELGVGEQLRWHDSSVAIYYEGRLHPFATPLDLLRFSPLKPWNRLRAGLVVLYLQKTRAWTRFQRVTAYAWMRRAGGAEVLKVIWEPLLRGKFDQYYDEVAMAWLWARIHIRANSKAPGDSGEKLGYFDGGFQTFTDALVDAAQAAGVKIRTGVDIAAITAAPGGGASVRMADGTAEQADAVVATVPSSVFARLAGEDLRALPGGADYARRLEAIDYLGARLMIFSSDQDLSPYYWHNVNDVDLPFLVFINHTKLVGTAPYGGRHVYYLATYVPHEHELFTCTEDELADRWFEALRQVVPSFDRERVRERHTFAFANAQHIVDTEYAEKRPEHRTPLPGVHLCNFSQIYPEDRGTNYAVRDGQRIADVVLGRTAER is encoded by the coding sequence ATGACACCCCCCCGGACCGAGTCCGCGCAGACCCCGCAGACCGCCGAGACCGCCCAGACCGCCCAGAGCGCACAGACCCCTCAGGCCGCGGTGCCCCGCAGCGCCGTCGTGGTCGGCGCCGGCTACACCGGGCTGGTGGCCGCGCTGCGCCTGGCCCAGGCCGGCTCGTCCGTGACGGTGCTCGAGCGCGGCGACGTCGTGGGCGGGCTCGCCAGCGACTTCACCGTCGAGGGCGCGTCCCTGGAGCGGGCGTACCACCACCTGTTCAAGACCGACGAGGACATCATCGCCCTGGCGGGCGAGCTGGGCGTCGGCGAGCAGCTGCGCTGGCACGACAGCTCGGTCGCGATCTACTACGAGGGGCGGCTGCACCCCTTCGCCACCCCGCTGGACCTGCTGCGCTTCTCCCCGCTCAAGCCGTGGAACCGGCTGCGGGCGGGCCTGGTGGTGCTGTATCTGCAGAAGACCCGCGCGTGGACGCGGTTCCAGCGGGTGACCGCCTACGCGTGGATGCGCCGCGCCGGCGGCGCGGAGGTCCTGAAGGTGATCTGGGAGCCGCTGCTGCGCGGGAAGTTCGACCAGTACTACGACGAGGTGGCGATGGCGTGGCTGTGGGCGCGCATCCACATCCGCGCCAACTCCAAGGCGCCCGGTGACTCGGGGGAGAAGCTCGGGTACTTCGACGGCGGCTTCCAGACGTTCACCGACGCGCTCGTGGACGCCGCGCAGGCGGCGGGCGTGAAGATCCGCACCGGGGTCGACATCGCCGCGATCACCGCCGCCCCCGGCGGCGGGGCGAGCGTGCGGATGGCCGACGGCACGGCCGAGCAGGCCGACGCCGTCGTCGCCACGGTGCCGTCGTCCGTCTTCGCCCGCCTCGCCGGGGAGGACCTGCGCGCGCTGCCCGGCGGCGCGGACTACGCCCGCCGGCTGGAGGCCATCGACTACCTCGGCGCGCGGCTGATGATCTTCTCCTCCGACCAGGACCTCAGCCCGTACTACTGGCACAACGTCAACGACGTGGACCTGCCCTTCCTGGTGTTCATCAACCACACCAAGCTCGTGGGCACCGCGCCCTACGGCGGCCGGCACGTGTACTACCTGGCGACGTACGTGCCGCACGAGCACGAGCTGTTCACCTGCACCGAGGACGAGCTCGCGGACCGCTGGTTCGAGGCGCTGCGCCAGGTGGTGCCGTCCTTCGACCGGGAGCGGGTGCGCGAGCGCCACACCTTCGCCTTCGCCAACGCCCAGCACATCGTCGACACCGAGTACGCGGAGAAGCGCCCGGAGCACCGCACGCCGCTGCCCGGCGTGCACCTGTGCAACTTCTCGCAGATCTACCCCGAGGACCGCGGCACCAACTACGCCGTGCGCGACGGGCAGCGGATCGCGGACGTCGTCCTGGGGCGCACCGCCGAGCGCTGA
- a CDS encoding LGFP repeat-containing protein: MVAVVVAVVAALAPVLAPVVAPGAGTAQAAVSGGAFRAGDIVSDAVFFDASTMDERQVQAFLDARGSACRAGEMPCLKDYREDTPSRAADANCAGYTGAAQQSAAQVVVAVARSCGVNPRALLVLLQKESGLVSKTAPSAISYRSATGYGCPDGKPCNAEYYGFSNQVYRAAWAFKNYAAHAATSPYRPGRSNEILFHPDRACGSAPVHIENQATAGLYRYTPYQPNAAALANVYGTGDACSAYGNRNFWRIMTDWFGSTQHSVLGEMFAAWMADGGPDGFVGAPTAAEECTAAGCSQRFARGSTAWSPATGAHLVKGDIEAAWRARGGATGALGVPTGPEQCGPAGGGCRQDFAAGAVLWSPAAGARVVEGAVHAAWRAAGGATGDLGEPLADQRCTSAQRCVQEFTGGTVAWLAGADARVVTGQVRAAWTADGGAGGFLGLPTGAERCGLAGGGCSQAFERGTVVSSPATGTRVVKGEIDAAWRADGAQDGFLGHPVANERCGLAAGGCTQRFTRGTIAWSPATGARPVKGDIAATWTGDGAETGFLGYPTANERCGLAGGGCTQRFTRGTIAWTPGTGARAVKGEIDASWTADGAETGYLGHPTANERCGAAGSGCTQAFSRGTIAWSPTTGVSRVKGEISASWTGDGAQAGYLGHPTANERCGLAGGGCTQAFSRGTIAWSPATGASRVKGEINASWTADGAQAGYLGHPTANERCGLAGGGCTQAFSRGTIAWSPATGAARVKGQIDAAWRGAGAQGGTLGYPTANEALTAVGWTQAFQRGRITVTRDGRTTLP; this comes from the coding sequence GTGGTCGCCGTCGTCGTCGCCGTCGTCGCGGCCCTCGCCCCCGTGCTGGCCCCGGTCGTGGCGCCGGGCGCCGGCACGGCGCAGGCCGCCGTGTCGGGCGGGGCCTTCCGCGCCGGCGACATCGTCAGCGACGCCGTGTTCTTCGACGCCTCGACGATGGACGAGCGCCAGGTGCAGGCGTTCCTCGACGCCCGCGGGTCCGCCTGCCGGGCCGGGGAGATGCCCTGCCTGAAGGACTACCGCGAGGACACCCCCTCCCGCGCCGCCGACGCCAACTGCGCCGGCTACACCGGCGCGGCGCAGCAGAGCGCCGCGCAGGTGGTCGTCGCGGTCGCGCGCAGCTGCGGCGTCAACCCCCGCGCGCTGCTGGTGCTCCTGCAGAAGGAGTCGGGGCTGGTGTCGAAGACGGCCCCCAGCGCCATCAGCTACCGCAGCGCCACCGGCTACGGCTGCCCGGACGGCAAGCCCTGCAACGCCGAGTACTACGGCTTCTCCAACCAGGTCTACCGCGCGGCCTGGGCGTTCAAGAACTACGCCGCCCACGCCGCCACCAGCCCCTACCGGCCGGGGCGCAGCAACGAGATCCTCTTCCACCCCGACCGCGCCTGCGGCAGCGCGCCCGTGCACATCGAGAACCAGGCCACGGCCGGCCTGTACCGGTACACCCCGTACCAGCCGAACGCGGCGGCGCTGGCGAACGTGTACGGCACCGGCGACGCGTGCTCGGCCTACGGCAACCGCAACTTCTGGCGCATCATGACCGACTGGTTCGGCAGCACCCAGCACTCGGTGCTGGGCGAGATGTTCGCGGCGTGGATGGCCGACGGCGGCCCCGACGGGTTCGTCGGCGCGCCCACCGCGGCGGAGGAGTGCACGGCGGCCGGCTGCTCCCAGCGCTTCGCGCGCGGGTCGACCGCGTGGTCCCCGGCCACGGGCGCGCACCTGGTCAAGGGCGACATCGAGGCGGCCTGGCGGGCCCGCGGCGGCGCGACCGGCGCGCTCGGCGTCCCGACCGGCCCCGAGCAGTGCGGCCCGGCGGGCGGCGGGTGCCGCCAGGACTTCGCCGCGGGCGCCGTCCTGTGGTCCCCGGCCGCCGGGGCGCGCGTCGTCGAGGGCGCGGTCCACGCCGCGTGGCGGGCCGCCGGCGGCGCGACCGGCGACCTCGGCGAGCCCCTGGCCGACCAGCGGTGCACCAGCGCGCAGCGCTGCGTGCAGGAGTTCACCGGCGGCACCGTCGCGTGGCTCGCCGGCGCGGACGCGCGGGTCGTCACCGGGCAGGTCCGCGCGGCCTGGACGGCGGACGGCGGCGCGGGCGGCTTCCTCGGCCTGCCCACCGGGGCCGAGCGCTGCGGCCTGGCGGGCGGCGGGTGCAGCCAGGCGTTCGAGCGCGGCACGGTCGTCTCCTCCCCCGCCACCGGCACGCGCGTGGTCAAGGGCGAGATCGACGCCGCCTGGCGCGCCGACGGCGCGCAGGACGGCTTCCTCGGACACCCGGTGGCGAACGAGCGGTGCGGCCTGGCCGCTGGGGGCTGCACGCAGCGCTTCACCCGCGGGACGATCGCGTGGTCGCCGGCCACCGGCGCGCGCCCCGTCAAGGGCGACATCGCCGCCACGTGGACCGGCGACGGCGCCGAGACCGGGTTCCTGGGGTACCCGACCGCGAACGAGCGGTGCGGCCTGGCCGGCGGGGGCTGCACGCAGCGCTTCACCCGCGGCACCATCGCCTGGACCCCGGGCACCGGGGCGCGGGCGGTCAAGGGCGAGATCGACGCCTCCTGGACCGCGGACGGCGCCGAGACCGGATACCTGGGCCACCCCACCGCGAACGAGCGGTGCGGCGCGGCGGGGAGCGGCTGCACGCAGGCCTTCTCGCGCGGCACGATCGCGTGGAGCCCGACCACCGGCGTCTCGCGGGTCAAGGGCGAGATCAGCGCCTCCTGGACCGGCGACGGCGCGCAGGCCGGCTACCTCGGCCACCCCACCGCGAACGAGCGGTGCGGCCTGGCCGGCGGAGGCTGCACCCAGGCGTTCTCCCGCGGCACGATCGCCTGGTCCCCCGCCACCGGCGCCTCCCGGGTCAAGGGCGAGATCAACGCCTCCTGGACCGCCGACGGCGCGCAGGCCGGCTACCTCGGCCACCCCACCGCGAACGAGCGGTGCGGGCTGGCCGGCGGGGGCTGCACCCAGGCGTTCTCCCGCGGCACCATCGCCTGGTCCCCCGCCACCGGCGCCGCCCGCGTCAAGGGCCAGATCGACGCCGCCTGGCGCGGCGCAGGCGCCCAGGGCGGGACGCTGGGCTACCCCACCGCGAACGAGGCCCTCACCGCCGTCGGGTGGACCCAGGCCTTCCAGCGCGGGCGGATCACCGTCACCCGCGACGGCCGCACCACCCTCCCCTAA
- the cofD gene encoding 2-phospho-L-lactate transferase, producing the protein MRVVVLAGGVGGARFLRGLRAHLAAAEDPALRSAEVVAVVNTADDVTMHGLRICPDLDTVMYTLGSGVDEERGWGQRDERSTVAEELVRYGEGPEWFTLGDRDLATHLVRTRLLREGVPLSAVTARLCERWRPGVRLLPMSDDPVETHVVLADGRTVHFQEWWVRLRAGVPAVRFEAVGSQAAAPAPGVLEALAGADAVLLPPSNPVVSIGTVLGVPGVREAVRSCSAPVVGVSPVLGGAVVRGMADACLRAIGVETSAAAVGGLYADLLDAWLVDDAADGALHGTTVPGGRAPVLARPLLMRDVAAAADLAGAALATALDAGRVRA; encoded by the coding sequence GTGAGGGTCGTGGTGCTGGCCGGCGGGGTCGGCGGGGCCCGGTTCCTGCGGGGCCTGAGGGCTCACCTGGCGGCGGCGGAGGACCCCGCGCTGCGCTCCGCCGAGGTGGTGGCCGTCGTCAACACCGCGGACGACGTCACGATGCACGGGCTGCGGATCTGCCCCGACCTCGACACGGTGATGTACACCCTCGGCAGCGGCGTCGACGAGGAGCGGGGCTGGGGGCAGCGCGACGAGCGGTCCACGGTCGCGGAGGAGCTCGTGCGCTACGGCGAGGGCCCGGAGTGGTTCACCCTCGGCGACCGCGACCTCGCCACCCACCTGGTGCGCACGCGCCTGCTGCGCGAGGGGGTGCCGCTCAGCGCGGTCACGGCGCGCCTGTGCGAGCGGTGGCGCCCCGGCGTGCGGCTGCTGCCGATGAGCGACGACCCGGTGGAGACCCACGTCGTCCTCGCCGACGGGCGCACGGTGCACTTCCAGGAGTGGTGGGTGCGCCTGCGCGCGGGCGTGCCGGCCGTGCGCTTCGAGGCCGTCGGCTCGCAGGCCGCCGCGCCCGCGCCCGGCGTGCTCGAGGCGCTCGCCGGCGCGGACGCCGTGCTGCTGCCGCCGTCCAACCCCGTGGTCTCGATCGGCACCGTCCTCGGCGTGCCGGGGGTGCGCGAGGCGGTGCGCTCCTGCTCCGCGCCCGTGGTGGGCGTCTCGCCCGTGCTCGGCGGCGCGGTGGTGCGGGGCATGGCCGACGCGTGCCTGCGGGCGATCGGCGTGGAGACCTCCGCCGCGGCCGTCGGCGGCCTGTACGCGGACCTGCTCGACGCCTGGCTCGTCGACGACGCCGCGGACGGCGCGCTGCACGGCACGACCGTGCCGGGCGGGCGCGCGCCGGTGCTGGCGCGCCCGCTGCTCATGCGCGACGTCGCCGCCGCGGCCGACCTCGCCGGCGCGGCGCTCGCGACCGCCCTGGACGCCGGCCGGGTGCGCGCGTGA
- the cofE gene encoding coenzyme F420-0:L-glutamate ligase — MTAPHEVTAVAVPGLPEVRAGDDLAGLVVRACAAAGLALRDDDVLVVASKVVAKAEGRSVAASDRGDAVRSQTVRVVAERRLPDGRTTQVVQSRSGPVMAAAGVDASDVEPGTVLLLPADPDASARALRARVAQLAGVRPAVVVSDTGGRPWRDGVTDFALGAAGLELLDDVRGRLDRTGRPLEVTVRAVGDEVAALADLVKGKAAGLPVALVRGLGAAVAPEDGPGAAALVRVGPADWFAHGHVEAVRAALGVPVGVPAASGGVDPAPIAPGGPVAERVARALLVARAGRAPSGVVAEADGERVLVRGEPFGVGVLVERVRAALWAEALDADVVVAPSAASATVTASERPSPPPPR; from the coding sequence GTGACGGCGCCGCACGAGGTGACCGCGGTCGCCGTCCCCGGGCTGCCGGAGGTGCGCGCCGGCGACGACCTGGCGGGCCTGGTGGTGCGCGCCTGCGCCGCCGCCGGCCTGGCCCTGCGCGACGACGACGTCCTCGTCGTCGCCAGCAAGGTCGTCGCCAAGGCCGAGGGGCGCTCGGTCGCGGCGTCCGACCGCGGCGACGCCGTCCGGTCGCAGACCGTGCGCGTCGTCGCCGAGCGGCGCCTGCCCGACGGGCGCACCACGCAGGTGGTGCAGTCGCGCTCCGGGCCCGTGATGGCGGCCGCGGGCGTCGACGCCTCGGACGTCGAGCCGGGCACGGTGCTCCTGCTGCCCGCCGACCCCGACGCCTCGGCGCGGGCGCTGCGCGCGCGGGTGGCGCAGCTGGCCGGCGTCCGGCCCGCCGTGGTCGTCTCCGACACCGGCGGGCGGCCGTGGCGCGACGGCGTCACCGACTTCGCGCTCGGCGCCGCCGGGCTGGAGCTGCTGGACGACGTGCGCGGGCGCCTCGACCGCACCGGCCGGCCCCTGGAGGTGACCGTGCGCGCGGTCGGGGACGAGGTCGCGGCCCTGGCCGACCTCGTCAAGGGCAAGGCCGCGGGGCTGCCGGTGGCGCTCGTGCGCGGCCTGGGGGCCGCGGTGGCGCCCGAGGACGGGCCCGGGGCAGCGGCGCTGGTGCGGGTCGGGCCCGCGGACTGGTTCGCGCACGGGCACGTGGAGGCGGTGCGGGCGGCGCTGGGGGTGCCGGTCGGGGTGCCCGCGGCGTCCGGCGGGGTTGACCCGGCGCCGATCGCGCCCGGCGGGCCGGTGGCCGAGCGGGTGGCGCGCGCGCTGCTCGTCGCCCGCGCCGGCCGGGCGCCGTCCGGCGTCGTCGCCGAGGCGGACGGCGAGCGCGTGCTCGTGCGCGGGGAGCCGTTCGGCGTGGGCGTGCTCGTGGAGCGCGTGCGCGCCGCCCTGTGGGCCGAGGCCCTGGACGCCGACGTCGTCGTCGCGCCCAGCGCCGCGTCGGCCACCGTCACGGCGAGCGAGAGGCCCTCTCCCCCGCCCCCGCGGTGA
- a CDS encoding DNA-3-methyladenine glycosylase yields the protein MLPVPLPRDGAGAGACLERRWRPSRDLDLDATFSILRRGAGDPAVRRCPDGSWWWATRTPCGTALLQLRACSGAVLARAWGEGAAWLLDGVPELLGEDQDDDGFRPRPEHPRLVAAWRARPGVRVLRTRAVFEALAGAAVEQVVTLREARCAWRDLLLRFGEPAPGLPARPGGPAAGMRVPPSPRDWAAIPSWEWLRAGVEERRRSVVQLAARSASGLERTVAMEAGCVEPALRTLPGVGVWTAAEVRHRAHGDPDAFSFADLHVPKNVSWALTGEVLDDAGCAEVIECYRGHRYRVQRLLELAGTSRPRRGPRAPLPRHTPRATGMRT from the coding sequence GTGCTGCCGGTCCCCCTTCCCCGGGACGGCGCCGGTGCCGGGGCGTGTCTCGAGCGGCGCTGGCGCCCCTCGCGCGACCTCGACCTCGACGCCACCTTCTCGATCCTGCGCCGCGGCGCGGGCGACCCGGCCGTGCGCCGCTGCCCGGACGGCTCGTGGTGGTGGGCCACGCGCACCCCGTGCGGGACGGCGCTGCTGCAGCTGCGCGCCTGCTCTGGCGCCGTGCTCGCCCGGGCGTGGGGCGAGGGGGCCGCGTGGCTGCTGGACGGCGTCCCTGAGCTGCTGGGGGAGGACCAGGACGACGACGGGTTCCGCCCCCGCCCCGAGCACCCGCGCCTCGTGGCGGCGTGGCGGGCGCGGCCGGGGGTGCGGGTGCTGCGCACGCGCGCGGTCTTCGAGGCGCTCGCGGGGGCGGCGGTCGAGCAGGTCGTCACCCTGCGGGAGGCCCGCTGCGCCTGGCGCGACCTGCTGCTGCGCTTCGGCGAGCCCGCTCCCGGCCTGCCCGCCCGCCCCGGCGGGCCCGCGGCCGGGATGCGCGTGCCGCCGTCCCCGCGCGACTGGGCCGCCATCCCGAGCTGGGAGTGGCTGCGCGCCGGCGTGGAGGAGCGGCGGCGCTCGGTGGTGCAGCTGGCCGCCCGGTCGGCGTCCGGGCTGGAGCGCACGGTGGCGATGGAGGCCGGGTGCGTCGAGCCCGCGCTGCGCACCCTGCCGGGGGTGGGGGTGTGGACGGCCGCGGAGGTGCGCCACCGCGCGCACGGGGACCCGGACGCGTTCAGCTTCGCCGACCTCCACGTCCCGAAGAACGTCTCCTGGGCGCTGACGGGCGAGGTGCTCGACGACGCTGGGTGCGCCGAGGTGATCGAGTGCTACCGCGGGCACCGCTACCGGGTGCAGCGGCTGCTCGAGCTGGCCGGCACCTCGCGGCCCCGCCGCGGCCCCCGGGCGCCGCTGCCCCGCCACACCCCGCGGGCGACGGGCATGCGCACCTGA
- a CDS encoding TIGR03089 family protein has product MSTPPSAPQAPRTVPQLLAALRASDLGRPRLTWYGADGERVELSARVLENWVAKTANLLVEELDAGPGTRVHLALPPHWRTAVWVLSAWAVGAEPVLAAPGASGAGPVPAAPDDADVLVSTGAAASVHGPGPLQVAVALPALARSVAAQGPLAPGVLDYNAEVGAFADSLPPLAQPADLREHLAGAPGAAGPWPPRVRLLVPAERFEPVRALLAPLAVDGSVVVLGAGAPDAERVAAQEQVTARG; this is encoded by the coding sequence GTGAGCACCCCGCCGTCCGCGCCGCAGGCGCCGCGCACCGTTCCTCAGCTGCTGGCCGCCCTGAGGGCCAGCGACCTCGGGCGGCCCCGCCTGACGTGGTACGGCGCGGACGGCGAGCGCGTGGAGCTGTCGGCCCGCGTGCTGGAGAACTGGGTCGCCAAGACGGCGAACCTGCTCGTGGAGGAGCTGGACGCCGGCCCGGGCACCCGGGTGCACCTGGCCCTGCCGCCGCACTGGCGCACCGCGGTGTGGGTGCTCTCGGCGTGGGCGGTCGGCGCCGAGCCGGTACTGGCCGCCCCCGGCGCGAGCGGCGCCGGGCCCGTGCCCGCCGCGCCGGACGACGCCGACGTGCTCGTCAGCACGGGTGCTGCGGCGTCCGTGCACGGGCCGGGCCCGCTGCAGGTGGCCGTCGCGCTGCCCGCGCTCGCGCGCTCGGTCGCCGCGCAGGGCCCCCTCGCCCCCGGCGTCCTGGACTACAACGCCGAGGTCGGGGCCTTCGCCGACTCCCTGCCGCCCCTGGCGCAGCCGGCGGACCTGCGCGAGCACCTCGCCGGCGCGCCCGGTGCCGCCGGGCCGTGGCCGCCGCGCGTGCGCCTGCTGGTGCCCGCCGAGCGCTTCGAGCCCGTGCGGGCCCTGCTCGCGCCGCTGGCGGTGGACGGCTCCGTCGTCGTGCTCGGGGCGGGCGCTCCGGACGCCGAGCGGGTGGCCGCCCAGGAGCAGGTCACCGCCCGCGGCTGA
- a CDS encoding DUF3105 domain-containing protein, whose protein sequence is MAKGSTTRNAAKGSAKGSGGGGARPAGARPSGDDRSARLEQVRRSQRAGERRRTALIIGGAAALVAVLVAVVAVVIVREQRAEDPALVGLPASAAACDPVQTQPATGVSEHVGPGTSSPDVTTVDYGTVPAVFGQHYASPAYPASPFYTAEDRPPVEQLVHNLEHGYTIAWYTEDLPEDQRAQLQEIAQEARALGETNGKFIAAPWDASRGELPEGKTIGLAHWGAEEGSLQLCGAVSGEAITDFVTAHPYSDSPEPNAA, encoded by the coding sequence GTGGCGAAGGGCAGCACGACGAGGAACGCAGCGAAGGGCTCGGCGAAGGGCTCGGGCGGAGGCGGCGCGCGACCGGCCGGCGCGAGGCCGTCCGGGGACGACCGGTCCGCGCGGCTGGAGCAGGTGCGCCGCTCCCAGCGCGCCGGCGAGCGCCGCCGCACCGCGCTGATCATCGGTGGCGCGGCCGCGCTGGTCGCCGTCCTCGTCGCCGTCGTCGCGGTCGTGATCGTCCGCGAGCAGCGGGCGGAGGACCCGGCGCTCGTCGGGCTCCCGGCGTCCGCGGCGGCGTGCGACCCGGTGCAGACCCAGCCGGCGACGGGCGTGAGCGAGCACGTGGGGCCGGGCACGTCGTCCCCCGACGTGACCACCGTCGACTACGGCACCGTGCCGGCCGTCTTCGGACAGCACTACGCCTCCCCGGCCTACCCGGCCTCGCCGTTCTACACGGCCGAGGACCGCCCGCCGGTCGAGCAGCTCGTGCACAACCTCGAGCACGGCTACACGATCGCCTGGTACACCGAGGACCTGCCGGAGGACCAGCGCGCCCAGCTGCAGGAGATCGCGCAGGAGGCGCGCGCGCTGGGGGAGACGAACGGCAAGTTCATCGCCGCCCCGTGGGACGCCTCGCGCGGCGAGCTGCCCGAGGGCAAGACGATCGGGCTCGCCCACTGGGGCGCCGAGGAGGGCTCGCTGCAGCTGTGCGGCGCGGTCTCCGGAGAGGCGATCACCGACTTCGTCACCGCCCACCCGTACTCCGACTCCCCCGAGCCGAACGCCGCGTGA
- a CDS encoding N-acetylmuramoyl-L-alanine amidase produces the protein MSVRRPLTVASLVLALTALPVVDLPAVAVQPHPVPTGVDVVPLADDPGQEVTEDRDAARGTSTFTVVPEEGADLLGVTWEEGAAASTAWVRVHEDGAWGAWTALPVDDEGGPDAGTPEAAQARPGTEPLWVGGADEVQVRLAERAADGAALAVVDTATSAADGVGTTGPLARAEAAPAGAPVVHSRAQWGADESLRTCTPSYSSQLQAAVVHHTADANNAYSREQVPAMLRSIYAYHVSARGWCDVGYNALVDRFGRIWEGRAGGIERGVVGAHAGGFNTGTFGVSMIGNYSTEAPPAAMLEAVSQVVAWKAYLNDFDPRGTARLTAAASSATTARYPAGQVVTVPAVLGHRDVGLTECPGNAGYAKLGQVRDRAAELVRTSGYVEVSGEARAVWMASGGAGGYLGHPTGYGRATAAGGWAQDFDRGTIAWSPATGAHAVKGQIDALWAQEGESTSFLGYPVAEERCGLAGGGCTQAFQRGTIAWTPAIGARSVKGEMNASWTGDGAQAGYLGYPTAAERCGLPGGGCSQAFERGATSWSPATGAVRVKGSIEDVWTGEGAHAGYLGHPTANERCGLAGGGCTQRFERGTVAWSPATGARSVKGSIDASWRADGAQAGYLGYPTAPERCGLAGGGCTQAFERGTIAWSPATGASRVKGQIDAAWRAGGAQDGALGYPTGEELLTAVGWTQAFQTGRITVTRDGRTLLT, from the coding sequence ATGTCCGTGCGCCGTCCCCTGACCGTCGCCAGCCTCGTGCTGGCCCTGACCGCGCTGCCGGTGGTGGACCTGCCGGCGGTGGCCGTGCAGCCGCACCCGGTGCCCACCGGGGTGGACGTCGTCCCGCTGGCGGACGACCCGGGCCAGGAGGTCACCGAGGACCGCGACGCCGCACGCGGCACGTCGACGTTCACCGTCGTGCCCGAGGAGGGGGCGGACCTGCTCGGCGTGACGTGGGAGGAGGGCGCCGCGGCGTCCACGGCGTGGGTGCGCGTGCACGAGGACGGCGCGTGGGGGGCGTGGACGGCGCTGCCCGTGGACGACGAGGGAGGCCCGGACGCGGGCACCCCGGAGGCCGCGCAGGCCCGGCCGGGCACCGAGCCGCTGTGGGTCGGCGGCGCCGACGAGGTGCAGGTGCGCCTGGCCGAGCGGGCCGCGGACGGCGCGGCGCTGGCCGTCGTCGACACCGCGACCTCCGCCGCGGACGGGGTCGGCACCACCGGCCCGCTGGCGCGGGCCGAGGCCGCCCCGGCCGGCGCGCCGGTGGTCCACTCGCGGGCGCAGTGGGGCGCCGACGAGTCCCTGCGCACCTGCACCCCCAGCTACTCCTCGCAGCTGCAGGCGGCGGTGGTGCACCACACCGCGGACGCGAACAACGCCTACAGCCGCGAGCAGGTGCCGGCGATGCTGCGCAGCATCTACGCCTACCACGTCTCCGCCCGCGGCTGGTGCGACGTGGGCTACAACGCCCTGGTCGACCGCTTCGGGCGGATCTGGGAGGGGCGCGCCGGCGGCATCGAGCGCGGCGTGGTCGGCGCGCACGCCGGCGGCTTCAACACCGGCACCTTCGGCGTGTCGATGATCGGGAACTACTCCACCGAGGCGCCGCCGGCCGCGATGCTCGAGGCCGTCAGCCAGGTGGTCGCCTGGAAGGCCTACCTCAACGACTTCGACCCGCGCGGCACGGCGCGGCTGACCGCGGCGGCCAGCAGCGCCACCACGGCCCGCTACCCGGCGGGCCAGGTGGTCACGGTGCCCGCGGTCCTCGGCCACCGCGACGTCGGCCTCACCGAGTGCCCGGGGAACGCCGGGTACGCCAAGCTCGGCCAGGTGCGGGACCGGGCCGCGGAGCTGGTGCGCACCAGCGGGTACGTCGAGGTCAGCGGCGAGGCCCGCGCGGTGTGGATGGCCTCGGGCGGCGCCGGGGGCTACCTGGGCCACCCCACCGGGTACGGGCGGGCCACCGCCGCGGGCGGCTGGGCGCAGGACTTCGACCGCGGCACCATCGCCTGGTCCCCCGCCACGGGCGCGCACGCCGTCAAGGGCCAGATCGACGCGCTGTGGGCGCAGGAGGGCGAGTCCACGAGCTTCCTCGGCTACCCCGTCGCCGAGGAGCGGTGCGGCCTGGCCGGCGGCGGCTGCACCCAGGCCTTCCAGCGCGGCACCATCGCCTGGACGCCGGCCATCGGCGCCCGCTCCGTCAAGGGCGAGATGAACGCCTCCTGGACGGGCGACGGGGCGCAGGCCGGCTACCTGGGCTACCCGACCGCCGCTGAGCGGTGCGGCCTGCCCGGGGGCGGGTGCTCCCAGGCGTTCGAGCGCGGCGCCACCAGCTGGTCCCCGGCCACCGGCGCCGTCCGGGTCAAGGGCAGCATCGAGGACGTCTGGACCGGTGAGGGCGCGCACGCCGGCTACCTCGGCCACCCCACCGCGAACGAGCGGTGCGGCCTGGCCGGCGGCGGGTGCACGCAGCGCTTCGAGCGCGGCACCGTCGCGTGGTCCCCCGCCACCGGCGCCCGCTCCGTCAAGGGCAGCATCGACGCCTCCTGGAGGGCCGACGGGGCGCAGGCGGGCTACCTCGGGTACCCCACCGCGCCCGAGCGGTGCGGCCTGGCCGGCGGGGGCTGCACCCAGGCGTTCGAGCGCGGCACGATCGCCTGGTCCCCCGCCACGGGCGCCTCCCGCGTCAAGGGCCAGATCGACGCCGCGTGGCGCGCCGGCGGCGCCCAGGACGGCGCGCTCGGCTACCCCACCGGCGAGGAGCTCCTCACCGCGGTGGGGTGGACCCAGGCCTTCCAGACCGGGCGGATCACCGTCACCCGCGACGGGCGCACCCTCCTCACCTGA